Below is a window of Phycisphaerae bacterium DNA.
TGGACGAAGCCTTCTCAATGGTGGCGCCCCGGTCAGGGGAGGTCGAAACAATCCACGCTCGCGTCTACTCGCTGGTCACCGACTTCAAATCGGCGCTCTATCGCGACTTCCCCGATCGCTGATCCGCGCGCGGGGCATTTTGCGAACCGGAGCAGCCTCGAATTCAGCTCTCGTTTCTCAGGCGGCAGGACCGGAACATGCCGCGACCAGGGCAATCCACTACTTCAGCGATTTCATGTCGATCACGAACCGGTACTTCACGTCGCTCTTAAGCATACGCTCGTAGGCTTCGTTCACTTTCTGAATCGGAATGATCTCAACGTCCGATGTGATTCCGTGCGCGGCACAGAAGTCCAGCATCTCCTGAGTCTCGGCAATGCCGCCAATCAACGAGCCGGCCATCCGCCGCCGCTTGAAGATGAAGTTGTTCACATTCGTGGCTGGATGCGGGTGTTCCGGCGCTCCAACAAGGCAGAGCGTGCCGTCGCGCCGAAGCAGCGACAGGTAGGCATCCAGATCGTGCGACGCGGCCACCGTATCCAGTATGAAATCGAAGCTGTTCACATGTCGCTGCATGTCGTCCGGAATCTTTGAAATTACCACTTCCTTTGCGCCGAGGCGGCGAGCATCCTCCGCCTTCCCGGGCGAGGTCGTAAAAAGCACGACGTGGGCTCCCATTGCGCTGGCGAGCTTCACCCCCATGTGCCCAAGCCCCCCCAGACCGACGATGCCGACCTTCTGACCCTTGCCGACCTTCCACGTTCGCAGCGGCGAATACGTCGTGATTCCCGCGCAAAGCAGCGGAGCGGCGCCGGCGAGATTCAGCGTGTCCGGCACGTGCAACACAAATTTGTGATCGACCACGACCTGCCCCGAGTATCCGCCATAAGTCATTCCGCCAGAGTGCTTGTCCGGGCTGTTGTAGGTGAAGGTGATCTCATTCTCGCAGAACTGCTCCAACCCTTCCTGACAACTGCCGCAATGACGACACGAATCCACCAGACAGCCGACACCGACCGTGTCGCCGACCTTGAAGTCATTCACGGCCGATCCGACAGCCGACACACGCCCGACAATCTCATGGCCGGGAACCACCGGATAGCTCGTGTGCTTCCATTCATTTCGAACAATGTGCAGATCGGAGTGGCAGATCCCGCAATATAGGATGTCGATCCTGACGTCGTCGGCGGTTGGCTCCCGGCGGTCAATCGAAAACGGGGCCAATGGCGTGGTCGGAGACTGTGCGGCGTAGGCGAGGGTTTTCACTTAAAGACCTCCAATAGGCTCTCAATCGAGCGGTATGATCGCTGCGGAAATCCGTGGGCGACCGAGGGCCGATCCGCAGAACAATCCCGGTTAGTAGTCGACGCTGCAACCCGGGCATTCGGTGCCGGGTACATTGCACCGCGCAGTTTCCGCCGACGGACGAATCTCCGGCCGATATCATCGCGCGGGGCGCGGCAATCACCTGAATTTCTTTCACATCGCGCGAAAATTGCGCGCCAACGCGATTATAGGCGGCCGCTTTTCCACCCGTTAGGGATTATCGGCAACTGCCGGATTTTCACGAAAACCGACATCTCAGTGTTGATACAGATACCGGCATGACCGATTTTCGTTGAGTATAATTGAGTGACTCTCCCGATTGCGAAAGGAGTCAGACGATGGCTTCGTATGACCTGAGACGCATCTTACTCGGCTGGGACTACGAGTCCGGGCAGATTACGGTGCGCAAGATCACCGGCGACGACGGCGCCGTAAAGATCCAGATGCGGCTCGACCTGGGCCTCTTGCAGATGGAGATTTCGGGACGGCCCGACGGCCGGAGGCCGCACGGAGCGGATTCACTGCTCGCCTATCATGCGGCGCGGGTCGAGAAGTATCGCGATCGCAACGGGACCGATCTGGGCTTCGAACTGACTCCGGAGGAATGCGCGGCCCTTCGCGACGAATCCCTTCAATATTATCACCGCTATCTCGCCGAGTTTGTTCTCGAGGACTTTGAAGGCGTGCAGCGGGACACGGCTCGGAATCTGGATGTGCTTGATCTGTGCCGGCGATTCGCGCGGGAAGACAGCGACCGCCTCGCCCTTGAGCAGTATCGGCCCTACCTCATCATGATGAATACACGGGCTGAAG
It encodes the following:
- a CDS encoding NAD(P)-dependent alcohol dehydrogenase; the protein is MKTLAYAAQSPTTPLAPFSIDRREPTADDVRIDILYCGICHSDLHIVRNEWKHTSYPVVPGHEIVGRVSAVGSAVNDFKVGDTVGVGCLVDSCRHCGSCQEGLEQFCENEITFTYNSPDKHSGGMTYGGYSGQVVVDHKFVLHVPDTLNLAGAAPLLCAGITTYSPLRTWKVGKGQKVGIVGLGGLGHMGVKLASAMGAHVVLFTTSPGKAEDARRLGAKEVVISKIPDDMQRHVNSFDFILDTVAASHDLDAYLSLLRRDGTLCLVGAPEHPHPATNVNNFIFKRRRMAGSLIGGIAETQEMLDFCAAHGITSDVEIIPIQKVNEAYERMLKSDVKYRFVIDMKSLK
- a CDS encoding UvrB/UvrC motif-containing protein, with product MASYDLRRILLGWDYESGQITVRKITGDDGAVKIQMRLDLGLLQMEISGRPDGRRPHGADSLLAYHAARVEKYRDRNGTDLGFELTPEECAALRDESLQYYHRYLAEFVLEDFEGVQRDTARNLDVLDLCRRFAREDSDRLALEQYRPYLIMMNTRAEVHLLLREGRFKTALARVDAGLSAIHDVVTDAGEEDFEEMTEVSILSALRREIAARMPLDPVERLEAELDKAVADERYEEASVLRARIEAMRNNAAASPKKRRK